One Malus sylvestris chromosome 14, drMalSylv7.2, whole genome shotgun sequence DNA segment encodes these proteins:
- the LOC126599394 gene encoding PLASMODESMATA CALLOSE-BINDING PROTEIN 3-like isoform X2, with protein sequence MAALAIAALLLLAMAGQSRANWCVCKDGDPAALQKALDYACGAGADCNPIKPNGVCYNPNTIKAHCSYAVNSFFQKKGQSTGTCDFSGAATPTTSDPSSNGCTYPASASSSGTTSTTPSTGTGTTPTTGTTPTTGTTPTTGTTPMTGTTPTTGTTPTGTTPYTATPGVLGGIGTGVGPSGAGINTDDSGVIRPIDATSLFSSLLTLFFSGLMLWWA encoded by the exons ATGGCTGCCCTTGCCATTGCAGCTCTGCTTCTCTTAGCCATGGCTGGCCAGTCAA GAGCAAACTGGTGTGTTTGCAAAGATGGAGACCCTGCAGCCCTGCAGAAGGCACTGGACTATGCCTGTGGAGCCGGGGCAGATTGCAACCCCATAAAACCCAATGGAGTTTGCTACAACCCCAACACTATCAAAGCTCACTGCAGCTACGCCGTCAACAGCTTTTTCCAGAAGAAGGGCCAATCCACCGGTACTTGTGACTTTTCTGGCGCTGCAACCCCTACTACCTCCGATCCCA GCTCAAATGGTTGTACTTACCCTGCCAGTGCCAG CTCCTCAGGCACAACTTCGACAACACCATCCACTGGAACCGGCACAACCCCAACCACCGGAACTACCCCAACCACCGGCACAACCCCTACCACCGGCACAACCCCTATGACTGGCACAACACCCACAACTGGCACAACACCTACAGGCACCACCCCATACACAGCAACTCCTGGAGTACTAGGAGGCATTGGCACGGGAGTAGGGCCATCGGGAGCTGGCATCAACACGGACGACAGCGGTGTGATTAGACCTATTGACGCTACTAGCTTGTTTTCTTCTCTCCTAACCCTATTCTTCTCAGGCTTGATGCTTTGGTGGGCCTGA
- the LOC126599394 gene encoding PLASMODESMATA CALLOSE-BINDING PROTEIN 3-like isoform X3, with protein sequence MAALAIAALLLLAMAGQSRANWCVCKDGDPAALQKALDYACGAGADCNPIKPNGVCYNPNTIKAHCSYAVNSYFQKKGQSTGTCDFSGAATPTTSDPSSNGCTYPASASSSGTTPTTPSTGTGTTPSTGTTPTTGTTPTTGTTSTTGTTPTTGTTPTGATPYTATPGVLGGTGTGIGPSGAGINTDDSGVIRPVDTTSLFSSLLTLFFSGLMLWWD encoded by the exons ATGGCTGCCCTTGCCATTGCAGCTCTGCTTCTCTTAGCCATGGCTGGCCAGTCAA GAGCAAACTGGTGTGTTTGCAAAGATGGAGACCCTGCAGCCCTGCAGAAGGCATTGGACTATGCCTGTGGAGCCGGGGCAGATTGCAACCCCATAAAACCCAATGGAGTTTGCTACAACCCCAACACTATCAAAGCTCACTGCAGCTACGCCGTCAACAGCTACTTCCAGAAGAAGGGCCAATCCACCGGTACTTGTGACTTTTCTGGCGCTGCAACCCCTACTACCTCCGATCCAA GCTCAAATGGTTGTACCTACCCTGCCAGTGCCAG CTCCTCAGGCACAACTCCGACAACACCATCTACTGGAACCGGCACAACCCCAAGCACTGGAACTACCCCTACCACCGGCACAACCCCTACCACTGGCACAACCTCTACCACTGGCACTACCCCTACCACCGGCACAACACCTACAGGCGCCACCCCATACACGGCAACTCCTGGAGTACTAGGAGGCACTGGCACGGGAATAGGGCCATCGGGAGCTGGCATCAACACGGACGACAGCGGTGTGATTAGACCTGTTGACACTACTAGCTTGTTTTCTTCTCTCCTAACCCTATTCTTCTCAGGCTTGATGCTTTGGTGGGACTGA
- the LOC126599394 gene encoding PLASMODESMATA CALLOSE-BINDING PROTEIN 3-like isoform X1, whose protein sequence is MAAPALAFAALLLLAMAGQLRANWCVCKDGDPAALQKALDYACGAGADCNPIKPNGVCYNPNTIKAHCSYAVNSFFQKKGQSTGTCDFSGAATPTTSDPSSNGCTYPASASSSGTTSTTPSTGTGTTPTTGTTPTTGTTPTTGTTPMTGTTPTTGTTPTGTTPYTATPGVLGGIGTGVGPSGAGINTDDSGVIRPIDATSLFSSLLTLFFSGLMLWWA, encoded by the exons ATGGCTGCCCCTGCCCTTGCTTTTGCAGCTCTGCTTCTCTTAGCCATGGCTGGCCAGTTAA GAGCAAACTGGTGTGTTTGCAAAGATGGAGACCCTGCAGCCCTGCAGAAGGCACTGGACTATGCCTGTGGAGCCGGGGCAGATTGCAACCCCATAAAACCCAATGGAGTTTGCTACAACCCCAACACTATCAAAGCTCACTGCAGCTACGCCGTCAACAGCTTTTTCCAGAAGAAGGGCCAATCCACCGGTACTTGTGACTTTTCTGGCGCTGCAACCCCTACTACCTCCGATCCCA GCTCAAATGGTTGTACTTACCCTGCCAGTGCCAG CTCCTCAGGCACAACTTCGACAACACCATCCACTGGAACCGGCACAACCCCAACCACCGGAACTACCCCAACCACCGGCACAACCCCTACCACCGGCACAACCCCTATGACTGGCACAACACCCACAACTGGCACAACACCTACAGGCACCACCCCATACACAGCAACTCCTGGAGTACTAGGAGGCATTGGCACGGGAGTAGGGCCATCGGGAGCTGGCATCAACACGGACGACAGCGGTGTGATTAGACCTATTGACGCTACTAGCTTGTTTTCTTCTCTCCTAACCCTATTCTTCTCAGGCTTGATGCTTTGGTGGGCCTGA
- the LOC126599394 gene encoding PLASMODESMATA CALLOSE-BINDING PROTEIN 3-like isoform X4, producing MAALAIAALLLLAMAGQSRANWCVCKDGDPAALQKALDYACGAGADCNPIKPNGVCYNPNTIKAHCSYAVNSYFQKKGQSTGTCDFSGAATPTTSDPSSNGCTYPASASSSGTTSTTPSTGTGTTPTTGTTPTTGTTPTTGTTPMTGTTPTTGTTPTGTTPYTATPGVLGGIGTGVGPSGAGINTDDSGVIRPIDATSLFSSLLTLFFSGLMLWWA from the exons ATGGCTGCCCTTGCCATTGCAGCTCTGCTTCTCTTAGCCATGGCTGGCCAGTCAA GAGCAAACTGGTGTGTTTGCAAAGATGGAGACCCTGCAGCCCTGCAGAAGGCATTGGACTATGCCTGTGGAGCCGGGGCAGATTGCAACCCCATAAAACCCAATGGAGTTTGCTACAACCCCAACACTATCAAAGCTCACTGCAGCTACGCCGTCAACAGCTACTTCCAGAAGAAGGGCCAATCCACCGGTACTTGTGACTTTTCTGGCGCTGCAACCCCTACTACCTCCGATCCAA GCTCAAATGGTTGTACCTACCCTGCCAGTGCCAG CTCCTCAGGCACAACTTCGACAACACCATCCACTGGAACCGGCACAACCCCAACCACCGGAACTACCCCAACCACCGGCACAACCCCTACCACCGGCACAACCCCTATGACTGGCACAACACCCACAACTGGCACAACACCTACAGGCACCACCCCATACACAGCAACTCCTGGAGTACTAGGAGGCATTGGCACGGGAGTAGGGCCATCGGGAGCTGGCATCAACACGGACGACAGCGGTGTGATTAGACCTATTGACGCTACTAGCTTGTTTTCTTCTCTCCTAACCCTATTCTTCTCAGGCTTGATGCTTTGGTGGGCCTGA
- the LOC126599393 gene encoding chaperone protein ClpB1-like, translated as MKSEVEKLRGKEGKKVESAYGDTTFQALKTYGRDLVEQAGKLDPVIGRDEEIRRVVRILSRRTKNNPVLIGEPGVGKTAVVEGLAQRIVGGDVPSNLADVRLIALDMGAKYRGEFEERLKAVVKEVEEAEGKVILFIDEIHLVLGAGRTEGSMDAGNLFKPTLARGQLRYIGATTLEEYRKYVEKDAAFERRFQQVYVAEPSGPDTISILRGLKERYEDHHCVRILDRTLVVAAQLSSRYITGRHLPDKAVDLVDEACANVRVQLDSQPEEIDNLERKRMQLEVELHALEKEKDKASKARLVEVRKELDELRDKLQPLVMKYRKEKERVDELRRLKQKREELLVALAEAERRYDLARAADLSCGPIQEVETTIAKHEGSTAENLILTETVGPEQIAEVVSRWTGIPVTRLGQNDKERLIGLAERLHKRVVGQDQAVDAVAEAVLMSRAGLGRPQQPTGSFLFLGPTGVGKTELAKALAEQLFDDENLIVRIDMSEYMEQHSVSRLIDTPPGYIGRNEGGQLTEAVRRRPYSVVLFDEVEKAHTAVFNTLLQVLDDGRLTDGQGRTVDFRNTVIVMTSNLGAEHLLSGSMGKCSMQVAHDEVMKEVRRHFRPELLNHLDEIVVFDPLSRDQLRKVARLQMKDVAARLAERGIAMAVNDAALDYILGESYDPVYGARPIRRWLEKKVVKELSRMLVREELDENSTVLIFGAPSGRRLVYRVEKNRGLVDAAMGQKSDVMPIRL; from the exons ATGAAATCTGAAGTCGAAAAGCTTCGTGGGAAGGAAGGGAAGAAGGTGGAGAGTGCTTATGGGGATACTACATTTCAGGCATTGAAGACTTATGGACGGGACCTTGTTGAGCAGGCCGGGAAACTTGACCCGGTTATTGGCCGTGACGAGGAGataaggagagtggtgaggattcTTTCGAGGAGGACTAAGAACAACCCTGTTCTAATTGGAGAGCCGGGAGTTGGGAAGACTGCTGTGGTTGAAGGGCTGGCTCAGAGGATAGTTGGCGGGGATGTCCCTAGTAATCTGGCTGATGTAAGGCTTATTGCATTGGATATGGGGGCCAAGTATCGAGGGGAGTTTGAGGAGCGGTTAAAGGCGGTTGTGAAGGAAGTGGAAGAGGCTGAGGGGAAGGTGATTCTGTTTATTGATGAAATTCACCTTGTTCTTGGCGCCGGAAGGACGGAAGGATCCATGGATGCAGGCAACCTGTTCAAGCCAACGCTCGCACGGGGGCAACTTCGGTACATTGGCGCAACAACTCTTGAGGAGTACAGAAAATATGTAGAGAAGGATGCTGCATTTGAGAGAAGGTTCCAGCAGGTTTATGTGGCGGAGCCTAGTGGTCCGGATACAATTAGCATCCTTCGAGGTTTGAAAGAGAGGTATGAGGATCACCACTGTGTTCGGATTCTGGACAGAACTCTTGTTGTTGCTGCACAGCTTTCGAGTCGATACATCACAG GGCGACATCTCCCTGACAAGGCGGTTGATCTAGTTGACGAAGCTTGTGCGAATGTGAGAGTCCAACTTGACAGCCAACCTGAAGAAATCGATAACCTCGAAAGGAAGAGGATGCAGCTGGAAGTTGAGCTTCATGCACTTGAGAAAGAAAAGGACAAAGCTAGCAAAGCTCGTCTTGTCGAG GTGCGAAAAGAGCTTGATGAACTGAGAGACAAGCTTCAGCCACTGGTGATGAAGTAtagaaaggagaaggaaagggTTGATGAGCTTCGAAGGCTCAAGCAGAAGCGTGAAGAGCTCTTGGTAGCTTTAGCAGAGGCCGAAAGAAGATATGATTTGGCTAGAGCTGCTGACTTGAGTTGTGGCCCTATTCAGGAAGTGGAAACCACCATTGCAAAGCATGAAGGTAGTACTGCCGAAAACTTGATTTTGACAGAGACGGTTGGACCAGAACAAATTGCAGAGGTGGTTAGCCGTTGGACCGGCATACCTGTCACACGGCTTGGCCAGAATGACAAAGAAAGGTTAATTGGACTTGCGGAAAGGTTGCATAAGAGAGTAGTGGGGCAAGACCAGGCAGTTGATGCTGTCGCCGAGGCGGTTTTAATGTCAAGAGCGGGGCTAGGAAGGCCACAACAACCTACTGGTTCATTCCTCTTCTTGGGCCCAACTGGTGTCGGTAAAACCGAGCTTGCGAAGGCGCTTGCTGAACAACTTTTTGATGACGAGAATCTGATTGTCAGAATTGACATGTCCGAGTATATGGAACAACATTCTGTCTCGCGCTTAATTGACACTCCCCCTGG GTATATTGGTCGCAATGAAGGCGGGCAACTCACGGAGGCCGTGAGGCGGAGGCCTTACAGTGTTGTATTGTTTGATGAAGTGGAGAAGGCTCACACCGCCGTTTTCAACACACTCCTGCAAGTCTTGGATGATGGAAGACTTACCGATGGACAAGGCCGTACAGTTGATTTCAGAAACACGGTGATCGTCATGACTTCAAACTTGGGAGCAGAACATCTCCTCTCCGGTTCGATGGGCAAGTGTTCGATGCAGGTTGCTCACGATGAAGTTATGAAAGAG GTGAGAAGGCACTTTAGGCCTGAGCTGCTGAACCATCTCGATGAGATTGTTGTATTTGACCCTCTCTCTCGCGATCAACTGAGGAAGGTTGCCAGATTGCAAATGAAAGATGTTGCAGCCCGACTGGCCGAGAGGGGCATTGCTATGGCAGTCAACGATGCAGCGTTGGATTACATTCTGGGCGAGAGTTATGATCCC gTTTACGGTGCCAGACCTATTAGGAGATGGCTGGAGAAGAAGGTGGTGAAGGAGTTGTCACGGATGCTTGTGCGAGAAGAATTAGATGAAAACTCGACCGTGTTAATATTTGGAGCGCCAAGCGGAAGACGGCTGGTGTACAGGGTTGAGAAGAACAGAGGGCTTGTGGATGCGGCAATGGGGCAGAAGTCGGATGTGATGCCGATCAGGctgtga